The Camelus ferus isolate YT-003-E chromosome 13, BCGSAC_Cfer_1.0, whole genome shotgun sequence genome segment TGCTACCCTGGTGCTGACCAGAAGATGCCCAGCCTGCCAGGCCAGGGGGGAGCTCTGAGGCCCTCGAGCCCTTCAGCACCGCAGCCACCAGGCCCTCACACCTGGGAGGAAAAGGGGTAGacccaggaagaggcaggggtggaggcTGCAGAGGTGGGGTTCCAGTCATGGCCTGCGGTTTTGACTGGGACTTGGGTGATGCAGGGTGGCCCTGGCAGGAGAGATGTGCCATGGGACAGAGGCCAATGTGGATAAAGTGGTGCTGGCCCCCTGCCTGAGCAGCCTGGCACCTGACGGTAGTGCCCAGGGGCAGGAGGTCCCTTCTCGCCAGGCACAAAGGGCCATTTTCAGGCATGGACCTCTGTTCCAGAGAACCACAGCCCAGGAGGGGCTCCCaccaggagaaggggcaggaataGGGGGCAAGACTAGGGGGCAAGTCCTTACCAGGCGAGTGACCAAAGCCACAAGGTCACTCCTTAAGACACAGTGGCCCTCATTTTTCCATCTCCTGCCCACCCAGGGGCCCCcaggcagggaggctgtgggcCACCTTTTATTGGGTGAAGCTCTGTGCTAGGCATGTTTTTCACACATCTGTAATCCTCCACAAAGAACTCCTGCAGTGGGTGTCCATAACCCCATCTTCTAAACAGACCGGGAGACAAACTCagaggaagtgacttgcccagttCACACAAAATAGCAGGGCCTGGGATTCCAGGTCAGTTCCACAGGCCTCCCAAGCCCTTCTCCACCTCTGCTCTCACTGACAATGGGACCATAGACCATGGGAGCCAGACTGGAAGACAGGCCAGGAAAGGAGACATCACCCAGTAgcaggggcgggagggggcggtTGCTGAGTTGCCGGGAGGAGGCTCCCACGCAGTTGCCTCCCGCCCAGGGCTCAGAGCTACAGTGATTGGCTAAGCCAGAGGCTGGGCAGGAGCCCCAGCACTTTGCCCCAGGGcctgaggagaggctgggggactTGTGGGACGGGAAGAGGCTGATTGGTACTTTCTGCCTGCCCCCAGTCTCCCTGGGGCCCAGGTGACCTTTCCCCCAGATCCCAGGGTCCAGGCCCTCCCTCTGCAGGGAAGTGTTGGGGACGGAGGCAGCTGGGATTGGTCCAGAGCCGGCAGGGGCGGGTCTCAGGCTCCGAGGAAGGCCCCAGTGCCAGCAGAGCAGGTGGACTCCCGAGATAGACCAGGCGCCGCCTGGCAGCTGATTGTCCTGTCTGACCCGGACTTCTGCCTTCCAGACATGGCCCCGGGTCCCCTCGATCCCCAGCCCTGTGGCCCTGCGGCCCTGCGAGGGTGAAGACAGCCTAAGCACCGCTACTCCAGGGCCAGTGCCCATGCCCCTGACCCGGGCATAGCCTGTCCCTGGTCCGGAAGTCATGGAGACAGTGGCCCCAGCTATGGACCTGGTGCTGGGTGCCTCAGCCTGTTGCCTGGCCTGTGTCTTCACCAACCCCCTGGAGGTGGTGAAGACGCGGCTGCAGCTGCAGGGGGAGCTGCAGGCCCGGGGCACCTACCCTCGGCACTACCGGGGCCTTATGGCTTCTATAGTCGCGGTGGCCCGTGCAGATGGGCTGTGTGGCCTGCAGAAGGGGCTGGCTGCTGGCCTCCTCTACCAGGGCCTCATGAACGGCGTCCGCTTCTACTGCTACAGCCTGGCATGCCAGGctggcctctcccagcagccGGGTGGCACGGTGGTCGCAGGTGCTGTGGCGGGTGCACTAGGAGCCATCGTGGGGAGCCCAGCTTACCTGGTGAGTGCCTGGGCGCTCCATCCTTCCCGACCCGGTGACCCAGCGCCCACGGGGGctctgcagctcctgggctgGCCTCTGTGGGCCAGCTGGGTGGGGCCGGCTGGGTGGGGCCGGCTGGGTGGGGTTGCTCCCTGCAACGTCCTGGCCCAGGCCTGGAATCTGCCCCTTGGTCCcgagccgggggagggggcagagggtggcagGAGCTGTGCTGGCTCAAGCCCAATGTGGTCACTTGTCTTCCTGTGTGGCCTGTGCAAGTTAAGAGTGAGGGCCCCGTGTCCTAGCCTGGATGCGGAGCAGTCTCTCACAGGGTGAGCCGACAGACAGGCCGCTCAgtaacttgtcccaggtcacTCCCAGGTGCAGACCCGGGCCAACTCCAGagcctcaccccagccctcctccacaCTCCCCCTAAGCTGTGCAGTGGGTTCATGGAGGCACGGGTgtcagggcccagggaggggtgcCCTTCCACACACGCAGCTCGTCCACTCTCTCCTAAGCTTCCATCCTCAGGTCCTGTGTCACCTCTGCTCTCATAGGTCAAGACGCAGCTGCAGGCCCAGACAGTGGCCGCCATGGCCGTGGGGCACCAGCACCATCACCAGGTGGGGACCGTCACTACCCAGAGCTCCCTGGGCTGGGTGGGCTGAATGGGGTCCTGGGCTGGCAGTGGCTGCCTAGTGACCCCGTGCCTCTCCCCACAGAGCGTCCTGGGTGCCTTGGAGACCATCTGGCGGcagcagggcctggcagggctgTGGCGGGGTGTGGGTGGGGCCGTGCCCCGAGTCATGGTCGGCTCGGCCGCCCAGCTGGCCACCTTTGCCTCCGCCAAGgcctgggtgcaggagaaacaggTGAGGGGCCCGGGATACCTGTGCCCACCCACATAGACACACTGGCGTAAGGagggcctcctgcctccttcctccctgtctgtCTGGGCCCTCATCACCCTCCCACATCTCCAGCTGGACCCCATACAGGGAAGTCTAAGGGGTGGTGACAGACAGGGCCTCTTAAGAAAGCTGAGGGCCCCGGTTCTGCCCTCAAGGTCatgaccctggcccttgggtccAGCAAGATTAGGGGTCAGCTGTGAACTCAGAGGCTGTGAAGGAGCTCAGAGGGCTCAGGGGATGGGGAGTGTTGGAGGGGCCTTGTCTGCCCTCTTCCCCTAGCTCTTCTAGCCCCCAGGTACTGAGAAGACAGGGCAGGCACCACGGGGGGTTGGTTGAGGGCAGCTACAGGAGTCAGCAGCCTGTACTGTCCCCACAGTGGCTCCCGGAGGACAGCTGGCTGGTGGCCCTGGCTGGAGGCATGATCAGCAGCATAGCTGTGGTCGCAGTCATGACCCCCTTCGATGTGGTCAGCACACGCCTGTACAATCAGCCCGTGGATGGAGCGGGCAGGGTGAGCAGGGGACAGGGTTGGGGAGGGCATGGGAGCTGGAGAgccccacccaacacacacacacacacacagagccagagACATGCAGACATGTGAAATGCACCTGCGAGCCACTAGCCAAGCTGAGGCCCTGGCATGTGGCCTGGAGGAAGAGGTCCCCTTTTAACTTTCGCAGCCTAAAGGGCCACCTTTATGTAGTTTTCCCAGCTTGAGAGGAGTGCCTTTTCTGATGTGCCACAGAAGCCCTCACACAGACAGTCCCCATTGTGCCAGCCAGGGCCCCCGACCCCTGTAATGACATCTGCC includes the following:
- the SLC25A34 gene encoding solute carrier family 25 member 34 isoform X1 yields the protein METVAPAMDLVLGASACCLACVFTNPLEVVKTRLQLQGELQARGTYPRHYRGLMASIVAVARADGLCGLQKGLAAGLLYQGLMNGVRFYCYSLACQAGLSQQPGGTVVAGAVAGALGAIVGSPAYLVKTQLQAQTVAAMAVGHQHHHQSVLGALETIWRQQGLAGLWRGVGGAVPRVMVGSAAQLATFASAKAWVQEKQWLPEDSWLVALAGGMISSIAVVAVMTPFDVVSTRLYNQPVDGAGRGQLYGGLANCLVKIWRQEGPLALYKGLGPAYLRLGPHTILSMLFWDELRKLARRGQHQGT
- the SLC25A34 gene encoding solute carrier family 25 member 34 isoform X2; translated protein: METVAPAMDLVLGASACCLACVFTNPLEVVKTRLQLQGELQARGTYPRHYRGLMASIVAVARADGLCGLQKGLAAGLLYQGLMNGVRFYCYSLACQAGLSQQPGGTVVAGAVAGALGAIVGSPAYLVKTQLQAQTVAAMAVGHQHHHQWLPEDSWLVALAGGMISSIAVVAVMTPFDVVSTRLYNQPVDGAGRGQLYGGLANCLVKIWRQEGPLALYKGLGPAYLRLGPHTILSMLFWDELRKLARRGQHQGT